The following is a genomic window from Platichthys flesus chromosome 13, fPlaFle2.1, whole genome shotgun sequence.
CTATGTTTGGGTatgtttttttgcagtggtATTGGGAATCCTCAGCGGACCTACAAATGTCAACTTGACCTCCTACAACATGAACCTGGTGCTAAGGTGGAATCCATCTAAAGGGGCAGCCAACAACCTGGTCTACAGAACAGAGTACAAGTGAGTCTACGCTAACATAATCACCAAGAAACCCTGTCAGGCCATGTAGAtcagtttgtgtctgttttgatttttttatgaCTTTACTTATCATTGCTGTTCATTATGCCATCTCTCTTAATTTATAGAGATACCTATCTATTGTGCTGCTATGTGATGGCCACAAATATTTAATACAGTTAAGTAAAATGAAAGTGTGTTCTACGTTTGTTCAACTACAGCGACAGAGTCTGAAAGTGTGAGTTGAGTTGACAACGCTTTCATACTAAAGGAGACAGAGCTGAACTCCTGCAGGGTGAACAAGAGGCAAGATAGCTAACCAACTCCAAATGGCAGTAAAGAGAGGCGGACACATTACACTTTCATTAACCTCACTTTCAGTATAGCAGGCAGCTTTGAGAAGCCACTGTCCACTACCTGCTCAGCAGAAAACAGAGCctgatatttccctcaggacaGCTGAGAGTCAATATTTTGAATTGGACTTGAATTCTTCAGAAGAACTTTAACACAATTCCAAATGAATACgaatgctgctttcagacatgcattgaactccgaagatcatcatcattttctccagaggaggtgtaGGTCTCAACACAAATGTCCAATTGAGAGCCTCTGCAGACTTTAATTATGCGAAAGGCTTAAAGTTGAACTGGAACAGCGGGATATTTACTGTGTACAAGCAGTTGTTTTCTAACAGACAGTTCTATCAGTCGTATTAAGTGAATGAtaataacatgttaaatatgTGCTGGATTCTGGACACACACAACTCGAAAATAAAGTGCTGATGttgctctgtttctgtctgatgTTGCTTGTATGCACaattaaggccggcgcatgcttctgcgttttcagcgGCCCGCAAAGGCAAGAGAACTTGCGGGCCTCTTACGTGCTTACATATCCCTTCTCACGTGCTTgcgtatcccttcttacgtggtTGGCGTGCGTCGCcaaatttttctaactataggccaaagctctgcaagcctcacgcagcccgcaaggctgtgattggtctactaactacatcctttccggagtcgcatttccggtttcatgcccgaTAACACCGGCAGAAACTaaagaagatttagaagaacgaatatggaccaattagaagagcgtttggcagaagagatctgaaagtatgaccacttgtataaacGGTCACTGAcagatttgtccgccagaaaaaaggctatgaggagccgcagtggcgagTGGCGCCGGCCTTTAGGGTGATCAAACGCTTAATGTGAGGGTATAAAGTGACAATAATGTCTTCAGCACAATAAATGTGgcttaaaaaatgcaaaataatatAGTATTAGAAGATTTGCTTGCAATCAAGCCGAGGGTCAAACATCAAGGGTTCTTCAAGTACTTTTTGTATGTTGtaattacaaaaacatttactaACTGAAATCATTGCGATCAAATTGGTAATACCAGTACAAtatttgttcacagaacttcaGTCACAACCTACACAACAGGGTGTGTGAACATCTCCACCCTTGAATGTGACTTCACCCGcctcatctatccatccatcactgAGAATGGAAAGTATACTGGCAGAGTGCGGGCGCAATTGGGGTCAGAGAGTTCTGCCTGGGTGGAAAGTAACCACATTACCTTGGACAAAGACAGTGAGTAGAACCGCTGTGTAGCATGACTTAACTCTTAAACTCTGCACATGTTAATTTAAAGAGGTCAATGTTCAAAAAAGTTGCACAGTGACTTCACTGTATCTGGAAATACAAGTGATCTTCTCTCAGAGACATATCTTGTAAAAACTTTAGAtgtgttaaaaataataattgtttagCTATCTCATCAGCAACCAGAATTCAAATAAAGATTAGATAATTGATTGGTCTaccaaaaaaaatgatttagttttatgtaatgtgttttcagcaacggagaactataaatcaaaaagtgtctgTCCGATCTGTCCTTCCGTCCGTccgtaacggactcggagaagcatttAGCAGAAAAAAGAGAGTTTAACATTCTGGATTCGCTGATCCCGAGATACCTAAAGCCAGAAAGACTCATTTTAAAAGGGACATATGATTCACTTTTAGAAGTGTTCACTTTATAGCCTGAGAATGATCCAAATCTCTGGAAAGCAGATAAAATTGTTGGAATGGAAAGGCCAGGACCTGAGACATACAACAATAAGTCATCAGCATAAAGTGACAACTTAAGTTCTGTGCCCACAATTTATATGTCAAATCAAGTCAATAACCTTTTTGTATTTACAACTACGGTCTGGAAATTTAGCTTTTCCATTGTTTTACTTCAGGACCAAAGCTTTGCTAGGTCTTGAAGAACAGCTTTATCCTTACTTTTTGTGCCATTAAAGAAGTTGTGAcccactcttttctttttcttcctcagcCATCATTGGTTCACCCAATGTCTCTCTTTTGTCTAATGGGGCCGCTATCGAAGTCAGCATTATAGACCCAGTGATGGTGATCTCAACCCTCAggaatgtttacatttttgccACTTACAAAATCACCTACTGGAAGGACAGCCAGAAACACAAGGTggatacatgttttttattcctAAGTAGATCTCTTATGTAGATGTATAGATTTGTGTGGAAGACTTTtaggagaaaaagacaaaagcattTTGTTTGGGGCAATGATTAATTGCTTGACAATTGACAAACAAATCTCTATCCAAGAATGCTTTGTGTCAAAAAGAAGACAGTAAAGTCATAGTATCTTCAGAATTTTCCAAGTGTACGTAGGCAactggacttgcttgtgtttcttgaagatGTATCACCTCTCTTCGAAGAGTATTCTTCAGTTCTAGATCACAAGTAAGTCCAGTTACCTAACTACACTCGTACAATTTCTGAAGATACAATGTGTGGTAAGTATCTTGAATTAATACATGAACTTTCCTTAGTCAGATTaacatcagttttttttctcctcttcccatTATTTGTGTTAACTGGCAATGTTAATGTTAGCACATTGTTTTTTCGAATGCTATGTTTACGATGTTGCCctaatttaacatgtttttgctAAAACCAtttataaaactaaattatCAGTAAAAGTATAATTTTAGGATTACATGTAGAAATCTCATTAGTGCtgatacacaaaaataaaaagccgGTACagtacactcctgatcaaaatcttaagaccagttaaaaaattgcatgaatttgcattttgcactgttgaatcttaggaaggttctaaatagacgaaatgggaacaagagcccaaaagttgagagcaggcaatttattgaaaacaacaatttaactgaagtaggctgttcatcagctgatcaaaagtttaagaccacagctaaaaaaaacaaaaaaaacctcctaaaacagaaattaaagtgtcaaaaactgactcagtaatgagtagctccaccattattgttgatcacttcaaaaattcgttttggcatgcttgatgcaagtgtttccaaaaggctagtgcgaatgttgcgccaagtggtgaagatggcttcacgaagggcatccactttctggaactgaagtccatttttgtaaacttccattgccatccatccccgaatgttctcaattggattaagatcaggggaacacgcaggatggtccaaaagagtgatgttattctcctggaaaaaagtcttggtcagacgtgcattgtgaattggagcgttgtcctgctgaaaaacccagtcgttaccacacagacgagggccctcagtcatgagggatgcccgctgcaacatctccacatagccagctgctgtttgacgcccctgcacaacctggagctccattgttccattgaaggaaaagcaccccagatcatgatggcgccccctccactgtgccgcgtagaaaacatctcaggtggcatctccttgtcatgccagtaacgttggaagccatcaggaccatcaaggttaaattttttctcgtcagagaataaaactctcttccacctttgaatgtcccatgtttggtgctcccttgcaaagtctaaacgggcaattttgtggcgttgaaggagacgttggctttgaagacgtttcttgtttttgaagcccttccttcgcagatgccgtctgatggttattgggctgcagtcagcaccagtaatggccttaatttgggatgaggatcgtcccgtgtcttgaaggactgccattcggatcctccggctcagcgccggtaagatttttttgggtctacaacttgatttttttgttccataaccctgaggatcttttaagaaatgcaaaatgactgtcttactgcgatGGCAcattgtgagaggccttgtttatgcagttcaaagacggtgagcttttttgcctttgccatcaagagatcttcacagtgtgattacttgacaggaaatgacatggaatccaaatttttgcacagattttggcttttaaaggctgtggtcttaaacttttgatcagctgatgaacagcctatttgagttaaatggttgttttcaataaattccctgctcacaacttttggtctcttgttcccatttcttctttttgcattttgaagctctacttagaaccttcctaagatccaacagtgcaaaatgcaaattcatgcaattttttaactggtcttaagattttgatcaggagtgtatatatCTTATGTAGATACCATATATTCCCATCTTCGCATATCATACTGGGAAAGCAAACTGTTACTGTGCAGCAAttgagaaatacaaaaatgtatataaaatgaCATGAGCCACTCAGAAAAGAGAGGTGTTTCAATGCAGTAATGCATTGTCACAATATTGTTTAAGTTTATATTTACCCTGGTCATGTCATGTTTCTATATCGAACTCAGATCTATCAAGTCCATTCAGATGCTCAACATATATTCTGTGGTGGAGGATAAGATGGTTTTCCATGATTATGAGTGGCTTCTATATTTTActcctttcatttcattgtcTCTGTGTTGCGCTCCAGCTACTTCAGACCATTGTGGTTGGACTACAACACACACCTTATTACTTGTCTGTTGCTTCCTACAGGCCAAAAACATTAGCAATATACTACAAAACCGAGTAGTTCTGAATGACCTGGACCCATGGACCAAGTACTGTGTTCAAGTCCAAATCAAAACAGAGAGGAACCCCAACCCCAGTCAGCCCAGCAGAATTTTCTGTGAAAGTACCACCAATGGTAAGTGTCTTTTGCAGGATTTAcattcatttataaaaatacaagGGTTTGGCTGTCGAAAATCCTGCCATTCACTTACAATTTTTACCACGTCCTAAAATGGTAGGGCATCAAGCTAACCTTTCATATGTTACCGAAATTACAACAAGACACAGATTTTTAGCTATTGCAGTTGCAGGGCTTTAGGAATGATGGTGGCAGTTTAGGAGTTTGGTTCAACATTCACTCGGGCTTTAGGACTAGATGTacgtggtcaaaggtcaaagtcatttGACCTCACATTTGGCCTCATTCACAAACATTGCgctagagctgtgaaaaataacgcaTTAACGCGTTATGaataaattacaggattaatttggttttttttaacgcatttaacgcatgcacacaaggaccttccaatatacccacattTCCGCCCACTCtacactagtcgccgctctaatgcagtcagacggcagctgccattcaaacaaataaacaacatggataattctgatgaacctgagaaccttctggacgggaagatcatg
Proteins encoded in this region:
- the LOC133967343 gene encoding interleukin-10 receptor subunit beta-like, whose amino-acid sequence is MLTSEEPQRKMSAIITAFLLTLSTLCQPTVVLGILSGPTNVNLTSYNMNLVLRWNPSKGAANNLVYRTEYKTSVTTYTTGCVNISTLECDFTRLIYPSITENGKYTGRVRAQLGSESSAWVESNHITLDKDTIIGSPNVSLLSNGAAIEVSIIDPVMVISTLRNVYIFATYKITYWKDSQKHKAKNISNILQNRVVLNDLDPWTKYCVQVQIKTERNPNPSQPSRIFCESTTNEQEPPWVAAMLTFVFMAMGAALVVIVVVYRKSISHFLCPTDSLPQHFREYLLAPPNSYIYLVMQNSHPPEEIYHKVRIIEDDRTVEKRGPLVVEMTASNKQSDVTMCGRQKGEIISRDDVKATEKQ